One window of the Shimwellia blattae DSM 4481 = NBRC 105725 genome contains the following:
- a CDS encoding AsmA family protein, which produces MNSLRRLLLTLLIALTVIIVALYIAVQTRWGASQLAARISAGQQWHITFDKLSHSWSSPSHLVFSNLSLRKPGQPPLLVAQQVDVGLSARQLTRSGDVNSLQIHNGTLNLPRGGLPSLPLQARRLQLSAMNINATPGQWPLVARQVSGGITPWNPARQQDARFQFSAGQLILNGLPASQVLMQGETRNGSLIISSLGGDVARGSMSSSLQRTPDGRWQVDYLRISDLRYQSRDTLARLLARAATLPPVTLRNVDITNTQLQGPGWAVNGLSLGLRNIGLEHGRWSAQEGTLSVSASEALYGAVHLFDPIMTVRLSGQALTLQQFTTRWAGGLLRATGHWQRQSKALTLDELTIAGLEYTLPTAWKQYLAAPAPGWLNSLRVEKLSASRNLLIDTNPDFPFQFTALDSSGTRLQLVRNNQWGIWGGRLNLNAAAATLNRMDLRRPSMALEANLSTVNISELSAFAGQGLLEATATVSQLPQRRAVLSLSGRAVPLDTLHYWGWPALPLEGDGNLRLNITGSLQHNVPLRPTVSGDLSATNARGLQIHQTMAQGVVTPGNTPGA; this is translated from the coding sequence ATGAATTCACTCAGAAGGCTTCTCCTTACCCTGCTGATCGCACTAACAGTGATAATTGTTGCCCTGTACATAGCCGTGCAGACCCGCTGGGGCGCCAGCCAGCTGGCCGCCAGAATCAGCGCAGGCCAGCAGTGGCACATCACCTTTGATAAGCTCAGCCACAGCTGGTCTTCCCCTTCTCATCTGGTTTTCAGCAATCTCAGCCTGCGCAAGCCAGGCCAGCCCCCGCTGCTGGTTGCGCAACAGGTGGATGTCGGCCTCAGCGCCCGGCAGCTCACCCGGTCGGGCGATGTTAACTCCCTGCAGATACACAACGGCACCCTGAATCTGCCCCGGGGTGGCCTGCCGTCGCTGCCGCTCCAGGCCCGCCGCCTGCAGCTCAGCGCAATGAATATCAACGCCACCCCCGGCCAGTGGCCGCTCGTGGCCCGCCAGGTCTCCGGGGGGATAACCCCCTGGAACCCGGCCCGCCAGCAGGATGCCCGTTTTCAGTTCAGCGCCGGGCAACTGATCCTGAACGGTCTTCCGGCAAGCCAGGTGCTGATGCAGGGCGAGACCCGCAACGGCAGCCTGATTATCAGCTCCCTCGGGGGCGATGTGGCCCGCGGCAGCATGAGCAGCAGCCTGCAGCGCACGCCGGATGGCCGCTGGCAGGTAGACTATTTACGCATCAGCGATCTGCGCTACCAGAGCCGCGACACCCTGGCGCGTTTGCTGGCCCGGGCCGCAACGCTGCCCCCGGTCACGCTCAGGAATGTGGATATCACCAACACCCAGCTTCAGGGGCCTGGCTGGGCGGTGAATGGCCTCAGCCTGGGGTTACGCAATATCGGGCTGGAGCATGGCCGCTGGAGCGCGCAGGAGGGCACATTATCCGTCAGCGCCAGCGAGGCGCTATACGGCGCAGTGCACCTGTTTGACCCCATTATGACGGTCCGGTTATCCGGCCAGGCGCTCACCCTGCAGCAATTTACCACCCGCTGGGCCGGGGGGCTGCTGCGCGCCACGGGCCACTGGCAGCGCCAGAGCAAAGCGCTCACCCTGGATGAGCTGACCATCGCCGGGCTGGAGTACACCCTGCCCACGGCCTGGAAACAGTACCTGGCGGCACCGGCACCCGGCTGGCTCAACAGCCTGCGGGTTGAGAAGCTCTCCGCCAGCCGGAACTTACTGATCGATACCAACCCCGACTTTCCGTTCCAGTTCACCGCCCTGGACAGCAGCGGTACCCGGTTGCAGCTGGTGCGCAATAATCAGTGGGGAATATGGGGAGGCAGGCTGAACCTTAACGCGGCGGCAGCCACCCTGAACCGTATGGATTTACGCCGCCCGTCCATGGCGCTGGAGGCGAACCTGTCCACGGTCAATATCAGCGAGCTCAGCGCGTTTGCAGGCCAGGGGCTACTGGAGGCGACCGCCACCGTATCCCAGCTGCCGCAGCGCCGGGCTGTGCTCTCGCTCAGCGGGCGCGCTGTCCCTCTGGATACACTGCACTACTGGGGGTGGCCGGCACTGCCGCTTGAAGGGGACGGAAATCTCCGGCTGAATATTACCGGGAGCCTGCAACATAACGTGCCGCTGCGGCCCACGGTCAGTGGAGATCTGAGCGCCACCAATGCCCGGGGTTTGCAGATCCACCAGACCATGGCGCAGGGTGTTGTCACCCCGGGGAATACACCCGGCGCCTGA
- the fabY gene encoding fatty acid biosynthesis protein FabY, which yields MYHLRVPKTEEELEIYYQFRWEMLRKPLHQPRGSERDAWDAMAHHQMVVDEQGKPVAVGRLYINAENEASIRFMAVDPGVQEKGLGTLMAMTLESVARQEGVKRVTCSAREDAVAFFAKLGFHNEGEITAPQTTPVRHFLMIKQIASMDDILHRADWCGQLQQAWYQHIPLSEKMGVRIVQYTGQKFITTMPETGNQNPNQTLFAGSLFSLATLTGWGLIWLMLRERHLGGTIILADAHIRYSKPISGRPGAVADLGSLSGDLDRLARGRKSRVQLRVELYGGDDLGAVFEGIFMVLPARPFGPLEEGGNEEE from the coding sequence ATGTATCATCTGCGGGTACCAAAAACCGAGGAAGAGCTGGAGATCTATTACCAGTTTCGCTGGGAGATGCTGCGCAAGCCGCTGCATCAGCCCCGGGGCTCTGAGCGGGATGCATGGGATGCGATGGCCCACCACCAGATGGTGGTGGATGAGCAGGGCAAACCGGTCGCGGTGGGCCGTTTGTATATTAATGCCGAAAATGAAGCCTCTATCCGCTTTATGGCGGTGGATCCCGGCGTTCAGGAAAAAGGGCTGGGTACGCTGATGGCGATGACGCTGGAATCGGTGGCCCGCCAGGAAGGCGTTAAGCGCGTGACCTGTAGCGCCCGGGAAGATGCGGTGGCGTTTTTTGCCAAGCTGGGGTTTCACAACGAAGGCGAAATTACCGCCCCCCAGACAACCCCGGTGCGCCATTTTCTGATGATCAAGCAGATAGCCTCTATGGATGACATCCTGCACCGGGCCGACTGGTGCGGGCAGCTCCAGCAGGCCTGGTATCAGCATATCCCCCTGAGTGAAAAAATGGGGGTGCGCATTGTGCAGTATACCGGGCAGAAATTTATCACCACCATGCCGGAAACCGGCAACCAGAACCCGAACCAGACACTCTTTGCCGGGAGTTTGTTCTCCCTTGCCACATTAACCGGCTGGGGGCTTATCTGGCTGATGCTGCGCGAAAGGCACCTTGGCGGCACGATTATCCTTGCCGATGCGCACATTCGCTACAGTAAGCCTATCAGCGGCCGCCCCGGCGCGGTGGCGGATCTCGGCTCACTGAGCGGCGATCTGGACCGGCTGGCCCGGGGGCGTAAATCCCGGGTGCAGTTGCGGGTTGAGCTGTACGGTGGTGATGATCTGGGCGCAGTATTTGAAGGCATCTTTATGGTGCTGCCTGCCCGGCCGTTCGGCCCTCTGGAAGAGGGCGGTAACGAAGAAGAATAA
- the dtd gene encoding D-aminoacyl-tRNA deacylase has product MIALIQRVTRASVRVGDEVTGEIGHGLLVLLGVEKDDTEQKARRLCERVLGYRIFSDEDDKMNLSLKQVGGSVLVVSQFTLAADTSKGMRPGFSGGAAPALAESLYEYFTGCCREQGVTTQTGRFAADMQVSLVNDGPVTFWLQV; this is encoded by the coding sequence ATGATTGCATTAATTCAGCGAGTAACCCGCGCCAGCGTGCGCGTGGGCGATGAAGTGACCGGCGAAATCGGCCACGGTTTATTAGTATTACTGGGTGTTGAAAAAGACGACACGGAACAAAAAGCCCGGCGCCTGTGTGAGCGGGTGCTCGGTTACCGGATCTTCAGCGATGAAGACGACAAAATGAACCTCAGCCTGAAACAGGTGGGGGGGAGTGTTCTGGTCGTGTCCCAGTTCACCCTGGCGGCGGACACCAGTAAAGGCATGCGCCCGGGGTTTTCCGGCGGCGCGGCACCGGCACTGGCCGAATCGCTGTATGAGTATTTTACCGGCTGTTGCCGTGAGCAGGGGGTGACCACCCAAACCGGGCGCTTTGCGGCGGATATGCAGGTATCACTGGTTAACGACGGTCCGGTCACGTTCTGGCTTCAGGTATAA
- a CDS encoding virulence factor BrkB family protein: MRAARKFARSLLLWLRLLWRRVDEDNMTTLAGNLAYVSLLSLVPLVAVIFALFAAFPAFSDISIQLRHFIFANFIPATGDVIQRYIEQFVANSSRMTLVGSVGLVVTSLLLMYSIDSALNVIWRSKRHRPKVYSFAIYWMILTLGPLLVGTSLAISSYLLSLRWASDFNSVIDDVLRIFPLLLSWLAFWLLYSLVPTVRVNSRDALAGALVAALLVELGKKGFALYITMFPSYQLIYGVLAVIPILFVWVYWSWCIVLLGAEITVTLGEFRSLKQRARGVKQA, translated from the coding sequence ATGCGCGCAGCGCGTAAATTTGCCCGCTCGCTGTTATTGTGGCTCCGGCTACTGTGGCGGCGGGTTGATGAAGATAACATGACGACCCTGGCCGGGAACCTGGCGTATGTGTCGCTGCTCTCCCTGGTGCCGCTGGTGGCGGTAATTTTTGCCCTGTTTGCCGCCTTCCCGGCGTTTTCCGACATCAGTATTCAGCTGCGGCATTTTATTTTTGCCAATTTTATTCCCGCCACCGGGGATGTTATCCAGCGCTATATTGAACAGTTTGTCGCGAACTCCAGCCGGATGACGCTGGTGGGGAGCGTCGGGCTGGTGGTGACCTCACTGCTGCTGATGTACTCCATTGACAGCGCGCTGAATGTTATCTGGCGCAGCAAGCGCCACCGGCCAAAGGTCTACTCCTTCGCGATTTACTGGATGATCCTGACGCTCGGCCCGCTGCTGGTTGGCACCAGCCTGGCTATCAGCTCCTATTTGCTGTCGCTGCGCTGGGCCAGTGATTTCAACTCGGTTATTGATGATGTGCTGCGTATCTTTCCGCTGCTGCTCTCCTGGCTGGCCTTCTGGTTGCTGTACAGCCTGGTGCCGACTGTCCGGGTAAATAGCCGTGACGCCCTGGCAGGGGCGCTGGTGGCGGCTTTGCTGGTGGAGCTGGGTAAGAAAGGTTTCGCCTTGTATATCACCATGTTTCCTTCCTACCAGTTAATCTATGGTGTACTGGCGGTGATCCCCATTCTGTTTGTCTGGGTGTACTGGAGCTGGTGCATTGTCTTGCTCGGCGCCGAAATTACTGTCACTCTCGGGGAATTCCGATCTCTCAAACAACGCGCCAGAGGCGTTAAACAAGCATAA
- the yihX gene encoding glucose-1-phosphatase → MLYIFDLGNVIVDIDFNRVMGVWSDFSRIPLARLQRDFIPGEAFYQHERGELSDHAFAEALCHDLNMPLSYEQFAAGWQAVFVSLRPEVIAIMARLREQGHRVVVLSNTNNLHTAHWPELYPEVYATADAVYLSHELGTRKPEPDIFLKVLDAEGVRPQDAVFFDDNEDNIRGAQAVGITSVLVRDKTDITDYFA, encoded by the coding sequence ATGCTGTATATCTTTGATTTAGGGAATGTCATTGTCGATATCGATTTTAACCGGGTAATGGGTGTCTGGAGTGATTTCAGCCGTATCCCGCTGGCCCGCCTGCAAAGGGATTTTATACCCGGGGAGGCCTTCTACCAGCATGAGCGGGGGGAGCTGTCTGACCATGCGTTTGCCGAAGCCCTGTGCCACGATCTGAATATGCCCCTGAGCTATGAGCAATTTGCGGCCGGGTGGCAGGCGGTGTTTGTCTCCCTGCGCCCGGAGGTGATTGCCATTATGGCGCGCCTGCGTGAACAGGGGCACCGGGTGGTTGTGCTGTCCAATACCAACAACCTGCACACCGCACACTGGCCAGAACTGTACCCTGAGGTATACGCCACGGCGGATGCGGTCTACCTCTCCCATGAGCTGGGCACCCGCAAGCCGGAGCCGGACATCTTCCTGAAAGTGCTGGACGCCGAAGGCGTACGCCCGCAGGACGCGGTCTTCTTTGACGACAACGAAGACAATATTCGCGGGGCACAAGCGGTGGGGATCACCAGCGTGCTGGTGAGGGATAAAACCGATATTACGGATTATTTTGCCTGA
- the typA gene encoding ribosome-dependent GTPase TypA: MIENLRNIAIIAHVDHGKTTLVDKLLQQSGTFGERSELTERVMDSNDLEKERGITILAKNTAINWRDYRINIVDTPGHADFGGEVERVMSMVDSVLLLVDAMDGPMPQTRFVTQKAFANGLKPIVVINKVDRPGARPDWVVDQVFDLFVNLGATDEQLDFPIVYASALNGIAGLDHEDMAEDMTPLFETIVKHVEAPNVDLNGPFQMQISQLDYNNYVGVIGIGRIKRGVVKPNQQVTIIDAEGNRRNGKVGTVLGHMGLQRIESASAEAGDIIAITGLGELNISDTICDPQNVEALPALTVDEPTVTMFFCVNTSPFCGKEGKYVTSRQILDRLNKELVHNVALRVEETEDPDAFRVSGRGELHLSVLIENMRREGFEMAVSRPKVIFREIDGRRQEPFEQVTLDVEEQNQGSVMEALGLRKGELRDMMPDGKGRVRLDYIIPSRGLIGFRTEFMTMTSGTGLLYASFSHYDDLRPGEIGQRQNGVLISNGQGKAVAYALYSLQDRGKLFLGHGAEVYEGQIIGIHSRSNDLTVNCLTGKKLTNMRASGTDEATTLSPCIKMTLEQALEFIDDDELVEVTPQSIRLRKRHLTENDRRRANRGPKD; the protein is encoded by the coding sequence GTGATCGAAAATCTGCGTAACATCGCCATTATTGCGCACGTTGACCATGGTAAAACCACCCTGGTTGACAAGCTGCTGCAACAATCTGGTACTTTCGGTGAGAGAAGTGAACTGACCGAACGTGTCATGGACTCCAATGATCTGGAGAAAGAGCGTGGGATTACCATCCTCGCAAAAAACACGGCTATCAACTGGCGTGACTATCGTATCAATATCGTTGATACCCCGGGGCACGCTGACTTCGGTGGTGAAGTTGAACGTGTAATGTCTATGGTCGACTCTGTTCTGCTGCTCGTCGACGCAATGGATGGCCCTATGCCGCAGACTCGTTTCGTGACTCAGAAGGCTTTTGCCAATGGTCTGAAACCTATTGTGGTTATCAACAAAGTGGACCGCCCTGGTGCGCGTCCGGACTGGGTTGTGGATCAGGTGTTTGACCTGTTCGTAAACCTGGGTGCGACTGACGAACAGCTGGACTTCCCGATTGTTTATGCCTCTGCGCTGAACGGTATCGCGGGTCTGGATCACGAGGACATGGCTGAAGACATGACCCCGCTGTTCGAAACCATCGTTAAGCACGTTGAAGCACCGAACGTGGACCTGAACGGCCCGTTCCAGATGCAGATCTCCCAGCTCGACTACAACAACTACGTTGGCGTTATCGGGATTGGCCGCATCAAACGTGGCGTGGTTAAGCCTAACCAGCAAGTGACCATCATTGATGCTGAAGGCAACCGTCGTAACGGTAAAGTGGGTACTGTTCTGGGCCATATGGGCCTGCAGCGTATCGAATCTGCTTCTGCTGAAGCGGGCGATATCATTGCTATCACCGGTCTGGGTGAGCTGAACATCTCTGACACCATCTGCGACCCGCAGAATGTGGAAGCGCTGCCGGCACTGACCGTTGATGAGCCGACCGTAACCATGTTCTTCTGCGTAAACACCTCTCCGTTCTGCGGTAAAGAAGGTAAATACGTCACCTCCCGCCAGATCCTGGACCGCCTGAACAAAGAGCTGGTTCACAACGTGGCGCTGCGTGTTGAAGAAACCGAAGACCCGGATGCCTTCCGCGTGTCTGGCCGTGGTGAACTGCACCTGTCTGTACTGATCGAAAACATGCGTCGTGAAGGTTTCGAAATGGCGGTTTCCCGTCCGAAAGTTATCTTCCGCGAGATCGACGGTCGCCGTCAGGAGCCGTTTGAGCAGGTTACGCTGGACGTTGAAGAGCAGAACCAGGGTTCCGTCATGGAAGCACTGGGCCTGCGTAAAGGCGAACTGCGCGACATGATGCCGGATGGCAAAGGCCGTGTACGTCTTGACTACATCATCCCGAGCCGTGGCCTGATCGGCTTCCGTACCGAGTTCATGACCATGACCTCTGGTACTGGTCTGCTGTACGCCTCTTTCAGCCACTATGACGATCTGCGCCCGGGTGAAATCGGCCAGCGCCAGAACGGCGTGCTGATCTCCAACGGCCAGGGTAAAGCAGTGGCTTACGCTCTGTACAGCCTGCAGGATCGCGGTAAGCTGTTCCTGGGTCACGGTGCTGAAGTTTATGAAGGCCAGATCATCGGTATTCACAGCCGCTCTAACGACCTGACAGTAAACTGCCTGACCGGTAAAAAACTGACCAACATGCGTGCTTCCGGTACAGATGAAGCCACCACCTTGTCTCCGTGCATCAAAATGACGCTGGAGCAGGCGCTGGAATTCATCGATGACGACGAACTGGTAGAAGTGACCCCGCAGTCTATCCGTCTGCGTAAACGTCACCTGACCGAGAACGATCGTCGCCGCGCTAACCGTGGCCCGAAAGACTAA
- the glnA gene encoding glutamate--ammonia ligase yields the protein MSAEHVLTMLNEHEVKFVDLRFTDTKGKEQHVTIPAHQVNADFFEEGKMFDGSSIGGWKGINESDMVLMPDASTAVIDPFYDDPTLLIRCDILEPGTMQGYDRDPRSISKRAEDYLRATGLADTVLFGPEPEFFLFDDIRFGSSISGSHVAIDDIEGAWNSSTKYEGGNKGHRPGVKGGYFPVPPVDSSQDLRSAMCLTMEEMGLVVEAHHHEVATAGQNEVACRFNTMTKKADETQIYKYVVHNVAHRFGKTATFMPKPMFGDNGSGMHCHMSLVKNGVNLFAGDKYAGLSEMALYYIGGVIKHAKAINALANPTTNSYKRLVPGYEAPVMLAYSARNRSASIRIPVIASPKGRRIEVRFPDPAANPYLCFTALLMAGLDGIKNKIHPGEAMDKNLYDLPPEEAKEIPQVAGSLEEALNALDQDREFLKAGGVFSDDSIDAYIELRRAENDRVRMTPHPVEFELYYSV from the coding sequence ATGTCCGCTGAACACGTTTTGACGATGCTGAATGAACATGAGGTGAAGTTTGTTGATCTGCGCTTCACCGATACCAAAGGTAAAGAACAGCACGTCACAATCCCTGCCCACCAGGTTAATGCTGACTTCTTCGAAGAAGGCAAAATGTTTGATGGCTCTTCCATCGGCGGGTGGAAAGGTATTAACGAATCTGACATGGTGCTGATGCCGGACGCCTCTACCGCGGTTATCGACCCGTTCTATGATGATCCCACGCTGCTGATTCGCTGCGACATTCTGGAGCCGGGCACCATGCAGGGCTACGATCGCGACCCGCGTTCTATCTCTAAACGTGCCGAAGATTACCTGCGCGCAACGGGCCTGGCCGATACTGTCCTGTTCGGGCCGGAGCCGGAATTCTTCCTGTTCGACGATATCCGCTTTGGCAGCTCAATTTCCGGCTCCCACGTCGCTATCGACGATATCGAAGGCGCGTGGAACTCATCCACCAAATACGAAGGCGGCAACAAAGGCCACCGCCCGGGCGTGAAAGGCGGTTACTTCCCGGTGCCTCCGGTTGATTCCTCCCAGGATCTGCGCTCTGCCATGTGTCTGACCATGGAAGAGATGGGCCTGGTGGTTGAAGCCCACCACCACGAAGTGGCCACCGCCGGTCAGAACGAAGTGGCCTGCCGCTTCAACACCATGACCAAAAAAGCGGATGAAACCCAGATCTACAAATATGTGGTGCATAACGTGGCGCACCGCTTCGGCAAAACCGCAACCTTTATGCCAAAACCGATGTTTGGTGATAACGGCTCCGGTATGCACTGCCATATGTCCCTGGTTAAAAACGGTGTGAACCTGTTTGCAGGCGACAAATACGCAGGCCTGTCTGAAATGGCGCTGTACTACATTGGCGGCGTTATCAAGCACGCGAAAGCGATCAACGCCCTGGCAAACCCGACCACCAACTCTTACAAGCGTCTGGTCCCGGGTTATGAAGCACCGGTAATGCTGGCCTACTCTGCCCGTAACCGCTCTGCGTCTATCCGTATTCCCGTGATTGCTTCCCCGAAAGGCCGCCGTATTGAAGTGCGCTTCCCGGATCCGGCAGCCAACCCGTACCTGTGCTTCACCGCCCTGCTGATGGCAGGCCTGGACGGGATTAAAAACAAAATCCACCCGGGCGAAGCCATGGATAAAAACCTGTATGACCTGCCGCCGGAAGAGGCGAAAGAGATCCCACAGGTGGCCGGCTCTCTGGAAGAAGCACTGAACGCGCTGGATCAGGATCGTGAGTTCCTGAAAGCCGGTGGTGTGTTCTCTGACGACAGCATCGATGCTTACATCGAACTGCGCCGCGCTGAAAATGACCGTGTACGCATGACGCCGCACCCGGTTGAGTTTGAACTGTACTACAGTGTGTAA
- the glnL gene encoding nitrogen regulation protein NR(II): protein MTTAELPDTGQILNSLITSILLVDDSLAVHYANPAAQQLLAQSARKLYGTPLPELLSYFSLNIDLMKESLSAGQGFTDNEVTLVLDARSHILSLTAQRLPDGYILLEMAPLDNQRRLSQEQLQHAQQIAARDLVRGLAHEIKNPLGGLRGAAQLLNKALPDPSLTEYTKVIIEQADRLRNLVDRLLGPQHPGTHVTESIHKVCERVVKLVSMELPGNVRLIRDYDPSLPELTHDPDQIEQVLLNIVRNALQALGHEGGEITLRTRTAFQLTLHGVRYRLAARIDIEDNGPGIPAHLQDTLFYPMVSGREGGTGLGLSIARSLIDQHSGKIEFTSWPGHTEFSVFLPIRK from the coding sequence ATGACGACCGCCGAGCTGCCCGATACCGGGCAGATCCTGAACTCTCTCATTACCAGCATTCTGCTGGTCGATGATTCTCTTGCGGTACATTACGCCAACCCGGCGGCACAACAGTTACTGGCGCAAAGTGCGCGCAAACTCTACGGCACTCCGCTTCCGGAGCTGCTCAGTTACTTTTCATTAAATATTGATTTAATGAAAGAAAGCCTCAGCGCGGGCCAGGGCTTTACCGATAACGAAGTGACCCTGGTTCTGGATGCCCGTTCGCATATTCTGTCCCTGACGGCACAAAGGCTGCCGGATGGTTATATCCTGCTGGAAATGGCACCGCTGGATAACCAGCGCCGGTTAAGCCAGGAGCAGCTGCAACATGCCCAGCAGATAGCCGCCAGAGATCTGGTACGCGGGCTGGCCCATGAAATCAAAAACCCGCTCGGCGGGTTACGGGGAGCGGCACAACTGCTGAATAAAGCGCTGCCGGACCCTTCCCTGACCGAGTACACCAAAGTCATTATCGAGCAGGCAGACCGGCTGCGTAACCTGGTAGACCGCCTGCTGGGGCCACAGCACCCCGGTACGCACGTTACGGAAAGCATCCACAAGGTGTGTGAGCGGGTCGTTAAACTGGTGTCGATGGAGCTTCCGGGGAATGTGCGGCTTATCCGCGATTATGATCCCAGCCTGCCGGAGCTGACACACGACCCGGACCAAATTGAACAGGTTTTACTGAATATCGTGCGCAACGCGCTACAGGCGCTGGGCCACGAGGGCGGGGAGATAACCCTGCGCACCCGCACTGCGTTTCAGCTTACGCTGCACGGGGTGCGCTACCGGCTCGCCGCCAGAATCGATATTGAAGATAACGGCCCGGGTATTCCGGCACATTTGCAGGATACCTTGTTCTACCCCATGGTCAGTGGCCGGGAAGGGGGAACGGGCCTTGGGCTGTCTATCGCCCGCAGTCTTATCGATCAGCATTCAGGAAAAATTGAATTTACCAGCTGGCCAGGACATACCGAGTTCTCGGTTTTCCTGCCTATTCGGAAATAG
- the glnG gene encoding nitrogen regulation protein NR(I), with protein MQRGIAWIVDDDSAIRWVLERALTGAGLSCVAFENGHEVLEALTSRTPDVLLSDIRMPGMDGLALLTRIKQLHPMLPVIIMTAHSDLDAAVSAYQQGAFDYLPKPFDIDEAVALVERAISHYQEQQQPRHTQANDPTTDIIGEAPAMQDVFRIIGRLSRSSISVLINGESGTGKELVAHALHRHSPRAKSPFIALNMAAIPRDLIESELFGHEKGAFTGASQIRQGRFEQADGGTLFLDEIGDMPLDVQTRLLRVLADGQFYRVGGYAPVKVDVRIIAATHQNLEQRVQDGKFREDLFHRLNVIRVHLPPLRERQEDIPRLARHFLQIAARELGVEAKQLHPEAEAALTRLAWPGNVRQLENTCRWLTVMAAGQEVLIQDLPPELFDVSVPESTGHMQPDSWATLLAQWADRALRSGHQNLLSEAQPEMERTLLTTALRHTQGHKQEAARLLGWGRNTLTRKLKELGME; from the coding sequence ATGCAACGCGGGATAGCATGGATCGTTGATGATGATAGCGCCATTCGCTGGGTGCTGGAGCGCGCCCTCACCGGCGCGGGCTTAAGCTGCGTGGCGTTTGAAAATGGCCACGAGGTACTGGAAGCACTCACCTCCAGAACCCCGGATGTGCTGTTATCCGATATCCGTATGCCCGGTATGGACGGGCTGGCACTGTTAACCCGGATAAAACAGCTCCACCCGATGCTTCCGGTCATCATAATGACAGCCCATTCGGATCTGGATGCCGCCGTCAGCGCTTATCAGCAGGGGGCGTTTGACTATCTCCCCAAACCCTTTGATATCGATGAGGCCGTGGCCCTGGTGGAGCGCGCCATCAGCCATTACCAGGAACAGCAGCAGCCGCGCCACACCCAGGCCAATGATCCGACTACCGATATTATCGGCGAAGCACCCGCCATGCAGGATGTGTTCCGGATTATCGGCCGCCTGTCCCGCTCGTCGATAAGCGTGCTGATTAACGGCGAATCCGGTACGGGTAAAGAGCTGGTGGCCCATGCGCTGCACCGCCACAGCCCCCGGGCAAAATCACCGTTTATCGCCCTGAATATGGCGGCGATACCGCGCGATTTGATCGAATCTGAGCTGTTTGGCCACGAAAAAGGCGCATTTACCGGCGCCAGCCAGATCCGCCAGGGGCGCTTTGAACAGGCCGACGGTGGCACCCTGTTCCTTGACGAGATTGGCGATATGCCGCTTGATGTCCAGACCCGCCTGCTGCGCGTGCTGGCCGACGGTCAGTTCTACCGGGTGGGCGGTTATGCGCCGGTCAAAGTGGATGTGCGGATTATCGCCGCCACGCACCAGAACCTGGAGCAGCGGGTACAGGACGGGAAATTCCGCGAAGATTTATTCCACCGGCTGAACGTTATCCGGGTGCATCTGCCCCCCCTGCGTGAGCGCCAGGAAGATATTCCGCGTCTGGCGCGCCATTTCCTGCAAATCGCTGCCCGGGAGCTGGGTGTGGAGGCCAAGCAACTGCACCCGGAAGCAGAAGCCGCCCTGACCCGCCTGGCCTGGCCGGGTAATGTTCGCCAGCTGGAAAATACCTGCCGCTGGCTGACGGTGATGGCCGCAGGCCAGGAGGTGCTGATTCAGGATCTGCCGCCGGAGCTGTTTGACGTGAGCGTGCCGGAAAGCACCGGGCATATGCAGCCGGACAGCTGGGCAACACTGCTGGCCCAGTGGGCCGACCGGGCGCTGCGTTCCGGTCATCAGAATTTACTTTCAGAGGCCCAGCCGGAAATGGAGCGCACGTTACTGACCACGGCTCTGCGCCATACTCAGGGCCATAAACAGGAAGCGGCCAGGCTGCTGGGATGGGGGCGCAATACCCTGACCCGCAAGCTCAAAGAGCTGGGGATGGAGTAA
- a CDS encoding YshB family small membrane protein: MFESLINMVSQTAEIGSAAGQTPQAAVAALLCAALINFFS, translated from the coding sequence ATGTTTGAATCACTCATCAATATGGTGTCGCAGACGGCCGAAATCGGCAGTGCGGCGGGCCAGACACCACAGGCGGCGGTCGCCGCTCTGCTGTGTGCAGCGCTGATAAACTTCTTCAGCTGA